In Candidatus Desulforudis audaxviator MP104C, a genomic segment contains:
- a CDS encoding DVU0298 family protein encodes MVNVGFGKELVKKVSCPFCGMAIDRPRELKTRRPGEMPAGACACGAVYTFDITGHNLGSAFLEALVLACDMDWELASDLASGEDYSEKILERYDDQSHYIVPGGAYEGRRVAGALYFVRLHQEIQEVTGEGAARRLLRSEPEPFVRAAVRTPAVRKSSLTKKQVEELVGANRIEPLLEAAAAQDKKVLRHLQRLLCSGDRLFRFRVTETLGRVSAVIAAEDPAPVANLLQELANSFQYSAASNWGALEAMGEIIAHAPGVFGGYIPVLYQFLQDEGLRPQAVRGIGTVARVRPELVRWTIPRLLLFLQDPNPETRGCTAWVLGNLAASEARPGLAAIAGREEAVEFYEDGRITRKTVGQLAAEALENIEFRSQKPETKSQKPE; translated from the coding sequence GTGGTAAACGTAGGCTTCGGTAAAGAACTGGTCAAGAAGGTGTCCTGCCCCTTTTGCGGAATGGCCATCGACCGGCCACGCGAGTTGAAGACCCGCCGGCCCGGGGAGATGCCCGCGGGCGCTTGCGCCTGCGGCGCGGTGTACACGTTTGACATCACCGGACACAACCTGGGGTCGGCTTTTCTGGAGGCACTGGTCCTAGCCTGCGACATGGATTGGGAACTGGCTTCGGACCTGGCGTCCGGAGAGGACTATTCCGAGAAGATCCTTGAGAGATACGACGACCAATCACACTATATTGTCCCCGGGGGCGCTTATGAAGGGCGGAGGGTCGCCGGTGCCCTGTACTTTGTGCGGCTGCACCAGGAAATCCAGGAAGTGACCGGTGAAGGAGCGGCGAGAAGACTACTGCGGTCCGAGCCCGAGCCTTTCGTCCGGGCCGCCGTCAGGACCCCTGCCGTCCGCAAGAGTTCTCTGACCAAAAAACAGGTCGAAGAATTGGTCGGTGCCAACCGCATTGAACCGCTCCTGGAGGCCGCCGCCGCGCAGGACAAGAAGGTGCTCCGGCACCTGCAGCGCCTCCTGTGTTCCGGAGACCGGCTCTTCCGTTTCCGGGTGACCGAAACCCTGGGCCGGGTTTCGGCCGTGATCGCGGCCGAAGACCCGGCACCAGTCGCCAACCTGCTTCAAGAGCTGGCCAATTCGTTCCAGTACTCCGCCGCGTCGAACTGGGGCGCCCTGGAGGCCATGGGCGAAATCATCGCCCACGCACCCGGGGTTTTCGGCGGCTACATCCCGGTGCTGTACCAGTTCTTGCAGGACGAAGGCCTAAGGCCGCAAGCCGTCAGGGGCATAGGCACCGTCGCCCGGGTCCGGCCGGAATTGGTCCGCTGGACGATCCCCCGCCTCCTGCTTTTCCTCCAGGACCCCAATCCCGAGACCAGGGGCTGCACGGCGTGGGTGCTCGGCAACCTGGCCGCATCCGAAGCCAGACCCGGCCTGGCCGCAATCGCGGGCCGGGAAGAGGCGGTCGAGTTTTACGAGGATGGGAGAATCACGAGGAAAACGGTCGGCCAGCTGGCCGCGGAGGCCTTGGAGAATATAGAATTCAGAAGCCAGAAGCCAGAAACCAAAAGCCAAAAGCCAGAATGA
- a CDS encoding YkgJ family cysteine cluster protein — translation MPEELFREYERLVTGADAAFRKMERDHGERIRCAKHCVDCCHAIFGLFLIESVYLKQLFDELGANEKAAALLRADKADKALAALEKSLKERNDPHLQSYALAREKIRCPLLDDNDECVLYPFRPITCRVYGIPTVIGGRAFVCGQAGFEEGQSYPAFDLDAVYRSLHRLSRELLVRAGETDLERADFLVSVSKTLKSSLEELIKLRD, via the coding sequence ATGCCGGAAGAATTGTTCCGCGAATACGAGCGGTTGGTGACGGGTGCGGACGCGGCGTTCCGGAAAATGGAGCGCGACCACGGCGAGCGGATTCGCTGTGCCAAGCACTGCGTCGATTGCTGTCACGCCATTTTCGGCTTGTTCTTGATCGAATCCGTATACCTGAAGCAGCTCTTTGACGAATTGGGCGCGAACGAGAAAGCCGCAGCGCTCTTGCGGGCGGACAAGGCGGATAAGGCGCTGGCGGCGCTGGAGAAAAGCCTCAAGGAACGGAACGACCCGCACCTGCAGTCCTATGCGCTGGCCCGGGAGAAAATCCGCTGCCCGTTGCTGGATGATAACGACGAGTGTGTTCTCTACCCCTTCCGGCCCATCACCTGCCGCGTGTACGGCATCCCGACGGTGATCGGCGGCCGGGCTTTCGTCTGCGGCCAGGCCGGGTTCGAAGAGGGCCAGTCTTATCCGGCCTTCGATCTTGATGCAGTGTACCGGAGCCTGCACCGGCTGTCGCGGGAACTCTTGGTGCGGGCCGGGGAAACAGATCTGGAGCGGGCGGACTTTCTGGTTTCCGTATCCAAAACCCTGAAATCGTCCCTGGAAGAACTGATCAAGCTGAGGGACTAA
- a CDS encoding tetratricopeptide repeat protein, which translates to MPREPQGSEEFIAEQKRILKENEDCATAAYNLGVAMMQQNRLDEAREHFEKAIETGSRMFEAYVNLGYIYFKEGDMEKVAEVNRKAVELEPRYARGYANLGFAYLQMAKTGEAIEALQKALELNPEIAQAWNNLANAYLQRGDVDKAIEVGERLIALAPNFGLGHNNLAVAYYHKGDFPKAVKHADIAASLGFALHPEFAQILEPYRRK; encoded by the coding sequence ATGCCGCGGGAACCGCAGGGTTCCGAGGAGTTCATCGCGGAGCAGAAGCGGATTCTGAAGGAAAACGAGGACTGCGCCACCGCCGCCTACAACCTGGGGGTGGCGATGATGCAACAGAACAGGCTTGATGAGGCCCGGGAACACTTCGAGAAAGCGATCGAGACGGGCAGCCGGATGTTCGAGGCCTACGTTAACCTCGGCTACATCTACTTTAAAGAGGGTGACATGGAAAAGGTCGCCGAAGTCAACCGGAAGGCCGTGGAACTGGAGCCCCGCTACGCCCGCGGTTACGCGAACCTGGGCTTTGCTTACCTGCAAATGGCCAAGACCGGCGAGGCGATCGAGGCGCTTCAAAAAGCCCTGGAACTCAACCCGGAGATCGCCCAAGCCTGGAACAACCTGGCCAACGCCTACCTGCAACGGGGTGACGTGGACAAGGCGATCGAGGTCGGTGAAAGACTGATTGCCCTCGCTCCGAATTTTGGCCTGGGACACAACAACTTAGCCGTGGCGTATTACCATAAGGGCGATTTTCCCAAGGCGGTCAAGCACGCCGATATTGCCGCGAGTTTGGGCTTCGCGCTGCACCCCGAGTTCGCGCAAATACTTGAACCCTATCGCCGAAAGTAA